One Tenrec ecaudatus isolate mTenEca1 chromosome 12, mTenEca1.hap1, whole genome shotgun sequence DNA segment encodes these proteins:
- the LOC142422841 gene encoding testisin-like, giving the protein MGALLLRLLLSLAGLGMLGGLGRFQGDPTTPVPSESPGTKPELEISSDEKRKMLTAPCGNRKAPTRIVGGHDANLGNWPWQGSLRFWGSHVCGSSLLNRRWVLTAAHCFQESRDPFSWSIQFGELSAAPSIWNLQAYENRYQVQRIVVHPDYKGYSPYDIALVKLVSSVTYRPHIQPVCVVNSSMEFQNRRDCWVTGWGDIQEDIELEPPYNLQQVQISIINNSMCNHLFRKPDVRHSIFGDMVCAGNPEEGQDACLGDSGGPLVCEEDNVWYQVGVVSWGVGCGRPNRPGVYTNVSEYFRWMQKVLARGPPSTDSFSLLLLLPCTLLWAPLFLHPS; this is encoded by the exons ATGGGCGCCCTGCTGCTGCGGCTGCTGCTGTCCTTGGCAGGACTCGGGATGCTGGGGGGGCTCGGGCGCTTCCAGGGGGACCCGACCACTCCAGTCCCCTCAGAGTCACCGGGCACAAAGCCAGAGTTAGAGATCTCAA gTGATGAGAAGAGGAAAATGCTTACAG CGCCCTGTGGCAACCGCAAGGCCCCCACGCGCATCGTGGGGGGCCATGACGCCAACCTGGGGAACTGGCCGTGGCAGGGGAGCCTGCGCTTCTGGGGCTCCCACGTCTGTGGGTCCAGCCTGCTCAACCGCCGCTGGGTGCTCACAGCGGCGCACTGCTTCCAAGA GTCCAGGGACCCCTTCTCCTGGAGCATCCAGTTTGGCGAGCTGTCGGCCGCCCCCTCCATCTGGAACCTGCAGGCCTACGAGAACCGCTATCAAGTCCAGAGGATCGTGGTGCACCCTGACTACAAGGGGTACTCGCCCTACGACATCGCCCTGGTGAAGCTGGTGTCCTCGGTCACCTACCGCCCGCACATCCAGCCTGTCTGTGTTGTCAACTCCTCCATGGAGTTCCAGAACCGCAGAGACTGCTGGGTGACCGGCTGGGGGGATATCCAGGAAGACATAG aGCTGGAGCCCCCCTACAACCTCCAGCAGGTGCAGATCTCCATAATAAACAACAGCATGTGTAACCACCTGTTCAGAAAGCCCGATGTTCGCCACAGCATTTTCGGAGACATGGTTTGTGCCGGCAACCCGGAGGAAGGGCAGGACGCCTGCTTG GGTGACTCTGGAGGACCCTTGGTCTGTGAAGAGGACAACGTGTGGTATCAAGTCGGAGTGGTGAGCTGGGGCGTGGGCTGCGGGCGCCCCAACCGACCCGGCGTCTACACCAACGTCAGCGAGTATTTCCGCTGGATGCAGAAGGTGTTAGCCCGGGGACCCCCCTCCACGGACTCCTTCTCACTATTGCTGCTGTTGCCCTGCACTCTGTTGTGGGCTCCCTTGTTCCTGCACCCATCCTGA